The Pecten maximus chromosome 6, xPecMax1.1, whole genome shotgun sequence DNA window TAGCAACCGGGGCGGTACGTAATCATGTACAGGGGGACAAGGATTGAGGTTCCTAGAAAGTTCTACATCTTGAAACAGTTATCGATTTTTGTTGGAATCatcaccacaggtatatatttaACTTTAGAGTCTTTAATTTTTCTCCTATTGACGTTGTGGAAAATCGAtttttattttggatttttaGATTGAAATTATCAAGGCtattttttgtgtgaagatgTATCATAATTAGATAGGGAATAGTAGCCTTTTTATCTACACATGGATtaacaaagaaaatgttttagcTTAAATTAACCTtcaataatacaaataaaatgaacattgtataaacaaatACTATTTATGCAAagtatattatgtaaatattatgtaaacataaatacatttttgaccTCGAAATAGAGCACAACAACAGGACACTCTTTGTAAAATAATCTTTCTTGGGAAccgaaatattttttatataatttttcaaatgatgtCTTTATAATTGCAGTTCCAAGTATTTGTGTTGGGACTTCTAAAATTCGACATCAAAACTGGCAAGTACGACAAACGACCACTCTTTGTGATTTACCAGCCAATGCAGAAAGATTGACGATCACAGTCAAAACTTTGTCACAATGCCTTGCTTACACGCAGCCACATTTTGCAGAAAGTGGATTCGTCACATACAATGCAACTTCTGGATTATGCACGATTCCAGATCCGTCCGCAATGCCGCGTTCGTTTGGACAGATGTATGAAAGTGATCTCACATCAGTTAGCGTGGAGGATCCAATACCAGGTGAGTTATCTTTAAGATTAGACCCCTCCCCCTTCTTATGAGAATATTGTCAATCCTGTTTGAACTTAATTGGCTTTTACTGACTTCTTCAAAACAAATCTTGTTTTTGACATAAAACAGTCTAGCTTAGTATCACCATTCCGATATGTTTAGTTCtttcacaaataaaaacaatatagatacaataaaaatgtttgagGACAGACAGgaaacaaaatttacaaaagaaaaacacaaatGAGTAAACTTAAAGCACTTAATTGTATTTcctttgataatatatattaatctcTTGTTGGAGATAATTGTTGCGATATATTTCCTCTTATTCCGGtatagatttacataaaaaaCAACCCCGAGAGATAGATAATACATTGCTTTTGTCAATTTATTCCCGTCGATATTTTGAGTAATACCTAATACTATTAGATCCATGAACATTGGCCCCGCATTAGCTTTGATGCTTGCTTAAAGCTTGTTCGACCTGGACGTACTAAATCAATTTGATCTAATTATCTTCAGTATCTCTTTGGTATGAGTTTTTTTCGAGAAATTGATTTTTAGAATACCATTGATGTTTTGAAATTATCCATATACCATAATTGAACTGATTTTAAGCATGGAAAATATCGACGACTGTATTGATACGATAATCCCGTTTCACGGATATACTcaattacctgtatatatttctgttcaGAAATTGATATTTCATACTTGTGTATTAAAATGTCATAGACCCTATATATCTTCAATAATTGTCATCCCTTAAATTACGTGAGCGATTCGTTTCAAACCTTGCAACTAACACCGGACGTCAAAGCGGAGAAACTTGAAAACATCTGACGTGGAGATACGATTTCGTATGATGACTTTGCATCCTATAGTCAAAAATCCAATAATGCATTATTATATTGCAGAGTTTTCACCTTGAATAGCGCAATCAAGATACTGTTTTGTTTGATGAACGTAATTATCCGGTGACAAGATTTAAATTCCAGCAAGAGaggttatacatatgtatttactTGCCTTTGTGAAGAAGGAAGATGCACAGATGCTAATTGGATAGCTTGTAAATGAAAGGGGCAacggagaataccgacattataacaaaatcgCATTTTAAACTCGAAATCGATAAAACTGCCAAAAAAGGAATAAAAATCTCGACTTGCATGAAAGATGGTTACTATGGAAAATCGAACATAAATACAACGTTCATTGTTGAATGTATACTTGTAACATTGTGCTTGCATTGGATAATCACGAATGTTTGTACCCACGAGATAATTTTAAAGCACCAAACCACGGCAGAAAGAACACAATAACATTAAGTGCTCCACAGTACGTGCCAGTACCAGTGCCAATAGCAACGCAATAATATACGCTAATCACGTTTGCAAAGGCAGCAGGATAAAACTAGCAAGCGCACAATGAAAATACACAACAATTAGATATTATCATAACCGGACAATCGCAATTACACAatgaatgaatatatatataaatatgtatatcatattatatttatattctgtgttgcatttgcctatatgtcgttagtaaaccaaattgtattcttgagactgtatactacaatttacagtgattcggtcagtgtaggaatacagtcCCAGGTGTTgcaggtcaaaacaatggccgccagttactttcggcctggaGAGCTTTAAAATGCTAGCAATTATaatccacaacaaaaaaataaagccaATTCACAcgttatgagagtaatattttataattaaaacaaaatgtagtcatcacaaaataacaataagcgccgttcttgatctaggaattatcaaattgtcaaagtcaatgtcgtcacactcacaggggctcgtttccgaattttcagaaatgcaagacacgacatTAAACATTAgcattaaaagtccagtatttatataaagaaaatctcgtgaaaaatcgggagtatggatatggtttccggttgtgtatgtatattggattttagttttgtggttagtcactgatgtcaaaggcctaccttacaaaatcgagcccctatgaagttgaaaatcgtctgctaggATGTGACTGGTTAGacttgaatctgtttcgaacgaaagaCAAACGTATCCTTGGAAttgttttcacctactgtcaagacgactttcatttagaatctaagaactgatattcttctgaaaataacgtaaatccagtcgatagaaacttaggtgtttccgaggaatcgagtctatcctgtgcaatacccgttcaaagccgcatcacttctaaatgctaaccgtatagcattgcgccgaaaaaaggcttggattttaaacaatctgaaattatgcaattgtgaataatttgacgatatctacaaacgtatatgaaataaaaaataaagtcaaatttgtgcaaaatcattgtatgtgtttgctattaataacgacacgagggactatattattccttctggaaatttcggctgttccggtatttgaacaagatgacgtcagtgatatggtaagcggcaaatttaaacgcgtcataatctacagtaaataaaaaatctttatgaatgtaaatataagcattgaactgttaccaaatggtagtatacagtcgatatgaatacaatttgggtgacagataaatatttcatgtcgccctacctaacgggcgacattctatttatctgtcacccaaattgtattcatatcgactgtatactaggtaacagttcaatgcttaaatgaccGCTCTCTGAGTCTCTACGTTAAAACGCGGACCCATGGAAGAACCACCGAGTTAAACtcatagattttttaaaaatattcctTATTAGATACTTAATCACCCATTACTATTTTAAAGTATGAAACACTATTTGCAATATACAAAAGTGTCAATATCAACAATTGTCGAAAGGTTTGCATAGGGACTAGCCTAAACTGGCTATACTAGTACACGAATAGATTATGACAACCTTCATTTGGTTCAACAATGTCGTCCATCTTAACCGTAATAAAATCATATCATAAATAATAAACTCATAATTCCACAGAACAATTTTATAAGTTAAACCTGATTTTTATAATTAAGCATTCTACTTATTTATGTAATTTGATTAgttctttctcttttttttcttttagaaCCTTGCAACAATTTCTCCTGGaccatttcatttaaaacgcAGCCAAATGGAAACGCGGTCTTTGGAGATAAAGCCTCACTATTTGACATCCTGGACAACGGTGCAGATTTCAAAGTCCAAGTCGGAGAAAATATCTTTCTAGAATCTTCATACGTGTTACAGAAGAACAGTGAGCGTTGTGTGGCGACGCCATTTGTAATATCAAAATGGAGTTGGGATACATTAAATCCGGATTTATACTGGGAAATAACGTTAGTATGTACCGACGGAAAGGTTTTTGTTGTCAAGCAGTCCCTTGGCGTCAACACTCTCATCAGCTCAGGATATGAGAACGTGAAAGTCACCTGGTACACAAGGTAGAGATTTTTACAATTAATAAGTaataattttctttcaaaaatgattttaataaaaaaaaaaaaaaaaaaaacacaattaaaaCTGTACACAAATGTAGATGCAGTTGCAATTGTgatctttttattattattattcgaCGTATTTAGGCGAATTTATTGATGTTTACATATGAAATGAACATTAAACTTAGTCataaaaacatttatgtaaAGATACTTAAATAGCTTAATATGACTTAAATAATAGATGGGTACTAAACGGCCacttcaaataaacaaaattgtgTCTCTTGTgcaatatcataatatatttgaaatttaccTTACCTGCCGACAGAACTATATATCCGGTTTTGTTCAAGgatcaatatgatatttatctgTTTGTTTTTTCGTTTATAAACAGCTCCTCGCGAAAGCGGGGCCCCAAtaggggaactttggtgattTTTTAGTATAAAACCCAACTCCATCTAAACCTTTTGGTGGATGcaaccaaatttggtatgaaacatcatttggggagggcatTTACgttttatgtaaatgaagctGGTCTGATCCCTAGGGCCAGAAGGGCGAGGCCCAAAAAGGAAACTTCGGTGAagttttgctttaaaatcctactcctacgccgtccgccgtgcgtaagactttttattttaaaacgctactcctccttaacccttgggtggattagaacttttgttgtgaaacatcatttaaaGAGAACAATCATATTTTTATAGAATTGAGGCTTTTGTTACCCCTGTGGCCACAGTGGCGGGGCCCGAATGGGAAACTTTGGtaaattattgctttaaaaccctactcctcattaaccctttggtggattacatccaaatttggtttgaaacattaTAACAGGATGGTTATcacaattgatataaatgaagCTTGTGGGCCCCCTGGGACAGAAAGGCGAGGCCCTAAAAGGAGAACTaagcaaaactttaaaagttttaaaaagcTTTAAAATCGTACTTGTTCTGAATGACTTTTATttattacaaccaaatttggtttgaaacatctTAAGGGAACaacaatcataatttatttaatttagaCCGGTCTGATCCCTGGGAAAAGAAGGGTGGGGCACCCAAAAGGAACACTTAGATTAAATATTGCTTCAAAATGCTACTTCTCATTattgccttaattgattacaataatatttagtatgaaacatcatttgggaaAGGAAATCCCTCATTGATATAAATGAAGTTTGCCTcacccattgggacagaggggcatgcgCCAAAAATGGGAATTTGGCTGAAATTTGCTATAAGCTGTTGCTCCTCTTTTAagccaaaatggataaaaaaaccaaaattgatctgaaacataactggctgcgtaTAGATagtttatggtaataatgctggattgaggggtgtgtccctgctgtaagtgtttgtcagatgaccgttaagtcccatgggcctcttgcttGTTCTCTTATAAACCTTATATTGTATGCAACATAAAGTGTAGTAGGCCATAACGGTTGTTTGGATAAAGATTAAAACATGTTAAGAAATTGCATTACGATAATGAGATGTCGCTTTGATTTTCATGTTGAAATTGATCAGATGTACATACACATAGTCAACAAAAATCCACCTAATATGACGATACCTGGTGATGGACGTTTCAGCTACATCGATCGATTGATAGTTGTTTGTGGCAATGTGGTTAAGAGTCGTGTTTATCTACAGCTGTCGGCATGATGATCGCATTGTTGCATCCCCGGTACACtttacaatattaatatataacttACAGGTGCGATGATATGGctttgatataatttaatgtttGCGAATTAACATTATGGAAATGTAACAATCTAGGTATATGACACACTGCTCTGGAACAATAACCATCGCTGTgtcaaaatattatcaaatcaaataaatgGGAGATAGCTCTCGCGTTGGTACAAAGCACAATATGGAAACAGTATTTATCGATTAAATTGGTTACAGGTTACATGGGAATATAAGGTATAGTGGATGATATCCTTCATGTCAATTGTTAAGTTAATTAGCACGAAATCAGCCTGTTCTTAATAACACATTTGCTTGTTTCACTTCCTCACACATTCTTGCAGGAGAGAAATTCAGTATCCAGTATGAGAGGTAAActtaagaatatatatacagcacAAACAGTCTATAACGGTTGGTTTTAAAGGTTCActgatatataaactatatctgTTCTAAATGTCTATTGTTCTATCGTTGTTTGtaagaaaatatcaataaacgAATATTTAATCTATTTCATTTACAGCCATTTCTTACGGTCTGTATCTTTTAATTGCAGAAAACTTCCAGAAGATCCAAATCATTTAAATCCTGTTTACCATCATCTAGCAAATGGTTTAATGGTAGGAGGGTCAAAGGGTAATATTATATCGTCCGTAAAGAGAGGGAAAAGTATCAAAATATGGTTAAATATAAATATGCTACCGAGTGTTACTTCTCTACAGCGTTTAGAAGTCGACGACTGCGATGTCGTCGGCCAGAACATATTTCGAGTTGGTGTCAATTTAAATCCTTTGAAGTTTATGACCCCATTGTACTGGTGGAATGCTTTGGTTTCTACGCTTGGATCAGTGTTAAAATCACGCTGGTATATAGGGGAGCATATACATAAATCCAATTCAGTCTCGTCATATGATTTGGCGTGGTATGTAGATGTATGTTGGAGCTTGGCCTTTGTGCATTCAGCCACCGGAACCGAAATATCTGGAAATATTGGAAATCTAAAAGCACACATTTTGATCGGCAGACGAGTTCGAGTTCTTTTTGATTCATATACTATGGAGGCtgacaatattttcatatcaaacaACAATATCATTACTGCGCAATTTCTAAGTCAAATGGACACACAACAACCAATGGTGTTCTCTGACGGACATTGGAAATGGGTAAGAATATCCACGGACGGGTCTTTCCTGACTGACATTTACGAAATGGGATCATCAACTAAGATAAGTAACAGTGCAATGTCATCAGGAGCCTCCTGGTTTGTACAAAGACGTGAATGGATCCAGATGTTAGTTACATCCTCTAATGGGACAGTGGTGCAAGGTACTAAAACAGCTCTGGTTGAGGCGATTCGCCAAGGGTCAAGTCTACGTTGCGTTATTCATTTCGAAACAAACGACACGCTAGTTTTTACTGCAGACAATATTGAAATCAGCAATGATGGGAACGT harbors:
- the LOC117329653 gene encoding uncharacterized protein LOC117329653, yielding MYRGTRIEVPRKFYILKQLSIFVGIITTVPSICVGTSKIRHQNWQVRQTTTLCDLPANAERLTITVKTLSQCLAYTQPHFAESGFVTYNATSGLCTIPDPSAMPRSFGQMYESDLTSVSVEDPIPEPCNNFSWTISFKTQPNGNAVFGDKASLFDILDNGADFKVQVGENIFLESSYVLQKNSERCVATPFVISKWSWDTLNPDLYWEITLVCTDGKVFVVKQSLGVNTLISSGYENVKVTWYTRKLPEDPNHLNPVYHHLANGLMVGGSKGNIISSVKRGKSIKIWLNINMLPSVTSLQRLEVDDCDVVGQNIFRVGVNLNPLKFMTPLYWWNALVSTLGSVLKSRWYIGEHIHKSNSVSSYDLAWYVDVCWSLAFVHSATGTEISGNIGNLKAHILIGRRVRVLFDSYTMEADNIFISNNNIITAQFLSQMDTQQPMVFSDGHWKWVRISTDGSFLTDIYEMGSSTKISNSAMSSGASWFVQRREWIQMLVTSSNGTVVQGTKTALVEAIRQGSSLRCVIHFETNDTLVFTADNIEISNDGNVAAQLFRYIQFSDDKFGTFVPYWRIMLMCTTGKLQESRWTVGEHVKRGENVYDVGTHWFVDK